In Papaver somniferum cultivar HN1 chromosome 1, ASM357369v1, whole genome shotgun sequence, a genomic segment contains:
- the LOC113358883 gene encoding thioredoxin-3-like, giving the protein MARNSSSALLRSLLLSRKNKPFSSASIKALTTSTQISSSSFGNLLDNQMKPLSSFASLSFRPSISPHQLDLSVLLHHLVSTDLDDKLPTIFYFTAVWCPPCRLISPVIESLSKKYPHVTTLISIRSQPTIHLFQNGKKADEMVGADVARLKQIVERLYSTKNN; this is encoded by the exons ATGGCGAGAAATTCATCATCAGCACTACTTCGAAGTCTTCTTCTTTCTCGTAAGAACAAACCCTTTTCTTCTGCTTCGATCAAAGCCCTAACAACAAGTACTCAAATCTCTTCATCTAGTTTTGGTAATTTACTTGATAATCAGATGAAACCCTTGTCTTCGTTTGCTTCCCTCTCTTTTCGTCCCTCTATTTCTCCTCATCAGCTCGATCTttctgttcttcttcatcatctagtaAGTACTGATctgg ATGATAAATTGCCGACAATATTCTACTTCACTGCTGTCTGGTGTCCTCCAT GTAGACTAATTTCTCCTGTCATTGAAAGTTTGAGCAAAAAATATCCACACGTGACGACATTGATCAG CATCAGAAGTCAG CCAACAATTCACTTGTTTCAAAACGGGAAAAAGGCTGACGAAATGGTGGGTGCAGATGTTGCAAGACTGAAGCAAATTGTGGAAAGGCTTTACAGCACCAAGAACAACTAA
- the LOC113313548 gene encoding potassium transporter 11-like, producing METRNSLPVAVDEEESAENRGSMWDLDQKLDQPMKEEEAGRLKNIYYTQKESSSLLVMRLAFQSLGVVYGDLGTSPLYVFYNTFPEGIKDPEDVVGALSLIIYSLTLIPLIKYVFVVLRANDNGQGGTFAIYSLLCRHAKVDTIPNQHPTDEQLSTYSRHIFHEKSFAAKTKRWLEATALRRNLLLMLVLVGTCMVIGDGILTPAISVLSAVGGVKEDLPSMSSDVVLVVSSVILVGFFSMQHYGTDRVGWLFAPIVLLWFLLIGGIGAFNIWKYDSSVLRAFSPVYIYRYFKRGGWSSLGGIMLSITGTEALFADLTHFPVSAVQLAFTMLVFPSLLLAYTGQAAYITKNPDHVVDAFYRSIPESIYWPVFIIATGAAIVASQATISATFSIIKQALALGCFPRVKVVHTSKKFPGQIYIPDINWILMLMCIAVTVGFRNQSQIGNAYGTAVVTVMLVTTFLMILIMLLVWRSHWILVVIFTVLSLIVECTYFSAVLLKVNQGGWVPLAIAGAFLIIMYVWHYGTVKRYEVELHSKVSMAWILGLGPSLGLVRVPGIGLVYNELASGVPHIFSHLITNLPAIHSVVIFVRVKYLPVYTVPQEERFLVRRIGPKEFHMFRCVARYGYKDLHRKDDDFEKKLFESVFVFVRLESMMEGCTDSDEYSLYGDPRTLKSGDYQLTENRNMISLNVDSAVTTSSGSDGIVPAKSPELINFLSSAGQQTSHEMTELDELEYLKSCRDAGVVHILGNTIVRARRDSKFLKKISIDYIYAFLKRVCRENSVIFHVPHESMLNVGQIFYV from the exons ATGGAGACAAGAAATTCACTACCAGTAGCGGTTGATGAAGAAGAGAGCGCTGAGAATCGAGGAAGTATGTGGGATTTAGACCAGAAACTTGATCAAcccatgaaagaagaagaagctggAAGGCTCAAGAATATCTACTACACACAAAAA GAATCTTCGTCACTATTAGTAATGAGACTAGCATTCCAGAGTCTTGGAGTGGTCTACGGAGACTTGGGCACATCTCCTTTGTATGTTTTCTATAATACGTTTCCTGAAGGAATCAAGGATCCAGAGGATGTTGTTGGAGCATTATCCTTGATTATATATTCTCTTACTCTCATTCCACTCATCAAGTACGTCTTTGTTGTGTTAAGGGCAAACGACAATGGTCAAG GCGGAACATTTGCTATTTATTCACTACTATGTCGACATGCAAAAGTGGATACCATCCCGAACCAACACCCAACGGATGAGCAGCTAAGTACATACAGTCGTCATATATTCCATGAGAAATCATTTGCTGCTAAGACCAAGAGATGGTTGGAAGCGACAGCATTAAGGAGAAATCTACTTCTAATGCTTGTTCTTGTTGGGACGTGCATGGTTATTGGAGACGGGATCTTAACTCCAGCCATATCAG TTCTTTCGGCTGTTGGAGGGGTCAAGGAAGATCTCCCCAGCATGAGCAGCG ATGTAGTGCTAGTTGTTTCGTCTGTCATATTAGTTGGTTTCTTCAGCATGCAGCATTACGGAACAGATAGAGTTGGATGGCTCTTTGCTCCAATTGTCCTGCTTTGgtttcttttgattggaggcaTTGGCGCTTTCAATATATGGAAATATGATAGCTCAGTTCTAAGAGCTTTTTCTCCGGTTTATATTTATAGATACTTCAAACGAGGAGGTTGGAGTTCCCTTGGAGGAATCATGCTTAGCATCACTG GCACAGAAGCTCTATTTGCTGACCTGACCCATTTTCCTGTATCGGCTGTTCAACTAGCTTTCACGATGCTCGTGTTCCCTAGCCTTTTATTGGCTTACACAGGACAGGCTGCTTACATTACCAAAAATCCGGATCATGTGGTTGATGCATTCTACCGTTCTATACCAG AAAGCATATACTGGCCAGTGTTTATTATCGCAACAGGAGCAGCTATTGTTGCAAGTCAGGCCACTATATCCGCAACTTTTTCAATAATCAAGCAGGCTCTTGCACTTGGTTGTTTCCCAAGGGTGAAAGTTGTTCATACATCAAAGAAATTCCCTGGGCAGATATACATTCCGGATATCAATTGGATTCTTATGCTTATGTGCATTGCGGTTACCGTCGGATTTAGAAACCAAAGCCAGATCGGAAATGCTTATG GAACCGCAGTTGTGACGGTTATGCTTGTAACGACATTTCTTATGATACTGATAATGTTACTTGTATGGCGGAGTCACTGGATTCTGGTTGTGATCTTCACTGTCTTATCATTAATCGTCGAATGCACATATTTCTCAGCAGTACTTTTAAAAGTAAATCAAGGCGGTTGGGTTCCTCTTGCGATAGCTGGAGCATTTCTTATCATCATGTATGTGTGGCATTATGGAACCGTAAAGCGTTACGAAGTTGAGTTGCACAGTAAAGTATCCATGGCTTGGATACTCGGTTTGGGACCGAGCTTAGGATTAGTACGGGTACCAGGTATTGGACTAGTGTACAATGAATTAGCAAGTGGAGTTCCTCATATCTTCTCTCACTTGATCACAAATCTCCCTGCAATTCATTCAGTTGTCATTTTTGTCCGCGTGAAGTATCTCCCTGTCTACACTGTACCTCAAGAAGAACGGTTTCTTGTAAGGCGAATCGGACCCAAAGAATTCCACATGTTCCGGTGCGTGGCCAGGTATGGTTACAAGGATCTTCACAGGAAAGACGATGATTTTGAGAAAAAGCTCTTTGAAAGCGTTTTCGTGTTTGTTAGACTTGAATCTATGATGGAAGGATGTACAGACTCGGACGAGTACAGTTTGTATGGAGATCCCCGAACACTGAAGTCTGGAGATTACCAGTTAACTGAGAATAGAAACATGATATCTCTGAATGTGGACAGTGCCGTAACTACTTCGTCAGGAAGTGACGGCATTGTACCTGCAAAATCTCCAGAACTAATAAACTTCTTGAGTTCAGCTGGGCAGCAGACAAGTCATGAGATGACGGAGTTGGATGAGCTGGAGTACCTGAAAAGCTGCAGGGATGCAGGTGTGGTACATATACTTGGGAACACGATAGTAAGAGCAAGAAGAGACTCGAAATTCCTTAAGAAGATATCGATCGATTACATTTATGCCTTCCTAAAGAGGGTTTGCAGAGAGAATAGCGTAATATTCCATGTACCTCATgaaagtatgttgaacgttggcCAAATATTCTATGTATGA
- the LOC113313558 gene encoding DEAD-box ATP-dependent RNA helicase 36-like, whose amino-acid sequence MEEDTIVDQPPLFSMKEFPPKVSEKPPPVIENPQPNEPLEVEKSCDPESYTLSFSDLGLSDWATRTCKELGMKKPTQVQHHCIPRILAGQDVLGLAQTGSGKTAAFALPILNRLAENPYGVFALVITPTRELAYQLADQFRALGASLHLRCAVVVGGMDMITQAQALMQRPHVVIATPGRIKVLLEQNPDIPSVFSKTKFLVLDEADRVLDVGFEEELSAIFQYLPNDRQTLLFSATMTENLQTLLEVSANKAYFYEQYEGFKTVESLKQQYVFIPKNVKDVYLLHILSKMEDMGVRSAIIFVSTCRSCHLLSLILEELEQPAVGLHSHKSQALRLSALHRFKSGQTPVLLATDVASRGLDIPTVDLVINYDIPRYARDYVHRVGRTARAGRGGLAVSFVTQNDVDLIHEIESVVGKQLDKFECKENDVLAEMTKVYKAKRIATMKMMDDGYEQKAEERKAQKLKTLSEKGLLKEKTNKKRRRTKTTSAEESK is encoded by the exons ATGGAGGAAGATACTATAGTTGATCAACCTCCGTTGTTCTCGATGAAGGAGTTTCCTCCAAAGGTTTCAGAAAAACCACCCCCAGTGATAGAAAATCCTCAACCTAATGAACCCCTGGAAGTGGAAAAATCATGTGACCCTGAATCGTATACTCTTAGTTTCTCTGATCTTGGTTTATCTGACTGGGCTACTCGGACATGCAAGGAGCTTGGAATGAAGAAACCCACACAAGTTCAACATCACTGTATTCCTCGAATTCTTGCTGGTCAGGATGTTTTGGGTTTAGCTCAGACAGGTAGTGGGAAGACAGCGGCTTTCGCATTACCTATTCTGAATCGCCTCGCAGAAAACCCCTATGGTGTGTTTGCTTTGGTGATAACACCTACTAGGGAGCTAGCCTACCAATTGGCAGACCAGTTCAGGGCACTTGGAGCATCCTTGCACCTACGGTGTGCTGTTGTTGTTGGAGGGATGGATATGATCACTCAAGCACAAGCTTTGATGCAACGCCCACATGTTGTGATCGCAACACCTGGGAGAATTAAAGTCCTCCTTGAACAGAATCCAGATATTCCATCCGTCTTCTCGAAGACCAAG TTTCTAGTTTTGGATGAGGCTGATAGAGTTTTGGATGTTGGTTTTGAGGAGGAACTGAGTGCAATATTTCAGTACTTGCCCAACGATAGACAAACTCTGTTGTTTTCTGCGACAATGACAGAAAACCTACAAACACTGCTTGAGGTTTCTGCAAACAAGGCATACTTTTACGAACAATATGAGGGATTTAAGACTGTTGAATCTCTTAAACAACAGTATGTTTTTATTCCCAAAAACGTGAAAGATGTTTATCTGCTACACATTTTGTCAAAAATGGAGGACATGGGCGTTCGCTCTGCCATAATATTTGTTTCTACATGCAG GAGTTGTCACCTTCTTAGTTTGATACTGGAAGAACTTGAACAGCCAGCAGTAGGATTGCATTCGCACAAGTCCCAGGCTCTAAGACTGTCTGCACTACATCGATTCAAATCTGGTCAGACTCCCGTTCTGCTGGCAACAGATGTGGCTAGTCGGGGTTTAGACATTCCAACAGTTGATCTTGTCATAAATTATGATATTCCGAG ATATGCCCGAGACTACGTTCATCGTGTTGGGCGTACAGCAAGAGCTGGCAGAGGGGGGCTGGCTGTGAGCTTTGTTACACAG AACGATGTAGATCTAATACATGAAATAGAGTCGGTCGTTGGGAAGCAGTTGGATAAGTTTGAATGCAAGGAAAATGATGTTCTTGCTGAAATGACGAAG GTTTACAAAGCTAAACGTATTGCGACTATGAAGATGATGGATGACGGTTACGAACAAAAAGCAGAAGAACGAAAAGCCCAGAAGCTAAaaacactttcagagaaaggattaCTAAAAGAAAAGACTaataagaagagaagaagaaccaaaacTACTTCTGCAGAAGAATCAAAGTAG